A single region of the Desulfobacterales bacterium genome encodes:
- a CDS encoding EscU/YscU/HrcU family type III secretion system export apparatus switch protein, whose product MMDDGAKLTRAVALRYDRGNDGAPRVVAGGQGEVALHILELAREAGVHVTEDTGLLELLARVPLGSEIPAELYQAVAEVLSFVYQLNKEVNIQ is encoded by the coding sequence ATGATGGACGATGGGGCGAAATTAACCAGGGCCGTGGCGCTCCGCTATGATCGCGGCAATGATGGCGCGCCCCGGGTGGTGGCCGGCGGTCAGGGGGAGGTTGCGCTGCACATCCTGGAACTGGCCCGGGAGGCCGGGGTCCATGTGACCGAGGATACCGGATTACTTGAACTGCTGGCCCGGGTGCCGCTCGGTTCGGAAATCCCGGCCGAGCTTTATCAGGCCGTTGCCGAGGTATTGTCTTTCGTGTACCAGCTCAACAAGGAGGTAAACATTCAGTAA
- a CDS encoding HD domain-containing protein, with amino-acid sequence MSQDQNRITSAAPAVKKTAGWLCVGLSVINGHGRAPCNLFRNVGPHRYVLLAQKGLPLDRSLPEKLADRGQANLYIQEEEAPLYFKYLREVCLKIVADPHVSAPKKAAVVYNSCRDILERIHEDPRASFIATAVDAISPTMDLIISDNVATKCLFNLTSYDQSTYTHSTNVGIFSIALARHFYGHQSVGKLKAFGAGFFLHDMGKSMIPLEILNKPGPLTPAERVIVNRHPDDGFNILQKCGIMTEEIKIITLQHHERDDGSGYPNGLKRKEIHPYARICRLADIYEALTAKRPYKKARTSFAALKLMKEEVVSDIDQELFETFLKLFKR; translated from the coding sequence ATGTCTCAAGATCAAAACAGGATAACGTCGGCAGCGCCTGCCGTTAAAAAGACCGCCGGCTGGCTCTGCGTCGGCCTGAGCGTGATCAACGGCCACGGCAGGGCCCCCTGCAATCTGTTCAGGAACGTGGGGCCGCATCGCTACGTTCTGCTGGCCCAGAAAGGGCTGCCCCTTGACCGGTCCCTGCCCGAGAAACTGGCGGACCGGGGCCAGGCGAATCTCTATATCCAGGAAGAGGAGGCTCCCCTTTACTTCAAGTACCTGCGCGAGGTCTGTCTGAAGATCGTTGCCGACCCCCATGTCAGCGCCCCCAAGAAGGCGGCGGTGGTCTACAACTCCTGCCGGGACATCCTGGAACGGATCCACGAAGATCCCCGCGCCTCTTTTATCGCCACGGCAGTGGATGCCATCTCCCCGACCATGGACCTGATCATCTCCGACAACGTGGCCACCAAATGTCTTTTCAATCTCACCAGTTACGACCAGTCGACCTATACCCACTCCACCAATGTCGGCATCTTCAGCATCGCCCTGGCCCGCCATTTCTACGGTCACCAATCGGTCGGCAAGCTCAAGGCGTTCGGGGCTGGATTTTTTCTGCATGATATGGGAAAAAGCATGATCCCCCTGGAGATCCTCAACAAGCCCGGGCCGTTGACACCGGCCGAGCGGGTGATCGTCAACAGGCACCCTGACGACGGCTTCAATATCCTGCAGAAATGCGGGATAATGACCGAGGAGATCAAGATAATCACCCTGCAGCACCACGAACGGGACGACGGCTCCGGCTATCCCAACGGGCTCAAGAGGAAGGAAATCCATCCCTATGCCCGCATCTGCCGGCTGGCCGACATCTACGAGGCCCTGACCGCAAAACGACCCTACAAAAAAGCGCGGACCTCTTTTGCCGCCCTCAAGCTGATGAAGGAAGAGGTTGTCTCTGACATTGATCAGGAGTTGTTCGAGACCTTTTTAAAGCTTTTCAAACGCTGA
- a CDS encoding GGDEF domain-containing protein, translating to MTREEVLTQVLQSKSLPTLSSVASKLISITGREETTIAEITGLITQDISLSAKVLKLVNSAFYNFPNEVGNIQQAVTILGTNAVRNLVLSFSFLNMEKTRRDGGFDYHRFWEQSLATAVSGKMLAERIKISMDSEEVFTACLLQNIGILILAQTYPRIYDELLAEADQSDDRDSLVALEEARIGAGHPFIGNAATRHWQFPASLSEPILYHHAPDKYPGRDPEMVKAIRISHLAGLVTRILYSDDPINSADRFRKQADRLLGLCGNDIDRVLENAGDEVARAADYFHLKIAGIPSIPEILQKANIELSLLNMSYAQINRELVEAKVALKKLNAELQEKNRYLENIANLDGLTGIYNHRYFQESLARELSLAIRSGRPLSLVLVDLDKFKETNDLYGHQAGDFVLREACRVWRGLLREYDLLARYGGDEFAVLLPETAADQALSVAEQLRAAARSHDFRKGRETYDVTASFGVATLTADEQKMGKDVFLARADAALYEAKKKGRNRVEGYEPERGKWYQRIGLLGG from the coding sequence ATGACCCGCGAGGAAGTTCTTACCCAGGTACTGCAGTCGAAATCCCTGCCCACTCTCTCCAGTGTGGCCTCCAAATTGATCAGTATCACCGGCCGGGAGGAGACGACCATTGCCGAGATCACCGGCCTGATCACCCAGGACATCTCGCTCTCAGCCAAGGTACTCAAGCTGGTCAACTCCGCCTTCTACAACTTTCCCAACGAAGTCGGCAACATCCAGCAGGCCGTGACAATCCTCGGCACCAATGCCGTGCGCAACCTGGTACTGTCGTTTTCCTTTTTAAACATGGAAAAGACGCGCCGCGACGGCGGCTTTGACTATCACAGGTTCTGGGAACAGTCGCTGGCAACAGCGGTGTCGGGCAAGATGCTCGCCGAACGGATCAAGATCAGCATGGACTCCGAGGAGGTGTTTACCGCCTGTCTGCTGCAGAATATCGGGATACTGATCCTTGCCCAGACCTATCCGCGGATCTATGACGAGCTGCTCGCCGAGGCTGACCAGAGCGATGACCGGGATTCGCTGGTCGCGCTGGAAGAGGCCCGGATCGGGGCCGGGCATCCCTTTATCGGAAATGCGGCAACGCGGCACTGGCAGTTCCCGGCCTCCCTTTCCGAGCCGATCCTCTACCACCACGCGCCGGATAAATACCCTGGCAGGGACCCGGAGATGGTCAAGGCGATCCGGATATCCCACCTGGCCGGCCTGGTGACCCGGATCCTCTACTCAGACGACCCGATCAACTCGGCCGACCGGTTTCGCAAACAGGCCGACAGGCTGCTCGGCCTCTGCGGAAACGATATCGATCGGGTCCTGGAAAACGCTGGCGACGAAGTGGCCCGGGCCGCTGATTACTTTCACCTGAAAATCGCCGGGATCCCGTCGATTCCGGAGATCCTGCAGAAGGCCAATATCGAACTGAGCCTGCTTAACATGTCCTACGCGCAGATCAACCGGGAACTGGTCGAGGCCAAGGTGGCCCTGAAGAAACTCAACGCCGAACTGCAGGAAAAGAACCGCTACCTGGAGAACATCGCCAATCTGGACGGATTGACCGGGATCTATAACCACCGGTACTTTCAGGAGAGCCTGGCCCGGGAACTGAGCCTGGCGATCCGCTCCGGCCGCCCCTTGAGCCTGGTGCTGGTCGATCTCGACAAGTTCAAGGAGACCAACGACTTATACGGCCACCAGGCCGGTGATTTCGTGCTCCGCGAAGCATGCCGGGTCTGGCGTGGCCTGCTGCGCGAATACGACCTGCTGGCCCGCTACGGCGGCGATGAATTCGCCGTGCTGCTGCCCGAAACAGCGGCGGACCAGGCCCTGAGCGTTGCCGAACAGCTGCGGGCGGCGGCCCGGAGTCATGATTTCCGCAAGGGCCGGGAAACGTACGATGTCACCGCCAGCTTCGGCGTAGCGACCCTTACCGCTGATGAGCAGAAGATGGGCAAGGATGTCTTCCTTGCCCGCGCCGACGCGGCCCTGTACGAGGCCAAGAAAAAGGGGCGCAACCGGGTCGAGGGGTATGAACCGGAGCGCGGCAAGTGGTACCAGAGGATCGGCTTGCTGGGCGGATGA
- a CDS encoding SPOR domain-containing protein, with protein sequence MTNKNGIDFNEKGEEGPGKVTGYSARRPRSFLSRSLLLVLFLLLLCLAAGYYFLGNSLPPVAEKQPPALVPTPAGPSRQPAPVPLETRPAERPLQKENSEKPVARGRAATGPALVAPATGPEPMELSAPVARPDKYVLQGGPFLVPEDLARAEKTIRSLGFEPRLEKGRQTTKMTRLRVGRYPLEQARARARELKALAPDVFLLPKGDRTAVYAGSFSDTRRARDLAARLARQGVRVEEEPVQVTLPVTTLTFGGYADMATARQAAERARANGLAVLIVQRP encoded by the coding sequence ATGACAAATAAGAATGGCATTGATTTTAATGAAAAGGGGGAAGAGGGGCCCGGCAAGGTGACCGGGTATTCTGCCCGCCGGCCCCGGAGTTTCCTGTCACGCTCACTGTTGCTGGTGCTGTTCCTCCTGCTGTTATGTCTGGCGGCCGGCTATTATTTTCTGGGCAATTCGTTGCCCCCGGTTGCCGAAAAACAACCGCCCGCCCTGGTGCCGACCCCGGCTGGTCCCAGCCGGCAACCGGCCCCGGTCCCCCTTGAGACAAGGCCGGCTGAACGCCCGTTGCAAAAGGAAAACAGCGAAAAGCCCGTTGCCCGGGGCCGGGCCGCAACCGGCCCGGCCCTGGTTGCGCCGGCAACCGGGCCGGAGCCAATGGAGTTGTCCGCGCCGGTTGCCCGGCCGGACAAATACGTCCTGCAGGGAGGGCCCTTTCTCGTTCCCGAAGACCTGGCCAGGGCGGAAAAGACCATCCGTTCCCTCGGCTTTGAGCCTCGCCTGGAAAAGGGCCGGCAGACCACGAAGATGACCCGGCTGCGGGTCGGCCGCTATCCCCTTGAACAGGCCCGGGCCAGGGCGCGCGAACTAAAGGCCCTGGCCCCTGATGTTTTTTTGCTGCCAAAGGGGGACCGGACCGCGGTCTATGCCGGTTCCTTTTCCGATACCCGCAGGGCCCGTGACCTTGCGGCGCGGTTGGCTCGACAGGGGGTGCGGGTTGAGGAAGAACCGGTGCAGGTCACCTTGCCGGTGACCACCCTCACTTTTGGCGGTTACGCCGATATGGCCACGGCCCGGCAGGCGGCGGAGCGGGCCCGGGCAAACGGACTGGCGGTGCTCATCGTCCAGCGCCCCTGA
- a CDS encoding HDOD domain-containing protein, with product MLNFWRKKNNDPKKELKGLLGNYELHSFPAVTTRVLAMLRNPESSVLEIAGQIQMDPGMHVKILRLVNSVSFGLLKEVGNLDHAVTLLGRARLESMVLSFAVTESLASSTTFCLDTSRFWLVAARRAGLARMLALHLHAATQGECFTAALLQDMAIPVLSTAKKETYCQLFQRWDEDPGLDLASLERAALGYDHARVGALIAEKWGLPGYLVNAIDGHHGPTDSSRIDPAVRLVAHLRYNDENDGTEKLLAACREEFQMETGLVGNMIDASFAEAEKIALIFR from the coding sequence ATGTTGAATTTCTGGCGCAAAAAAAACAACGACCCCAAAAAAGAACTCAAGGGCCTGCTGGGCAATTATGAACTGCACAGTTTCCCGGCCGTGACAACCAGGGTCCTTGCCATGCTTCGAAATCCCGAGTCATCCGTGCTTGAGATCGCCGGACAGATCCAGATGGACCCGGGCATGCATGTAAAGATTCTCAGGCTCGTTAATTCGGTATCATTCGGTTTATTGAAAGAGGTTGGCAACCTGGATCATGCGGTTACCCTCCTGGGTCGCGCCCGGCTTGAATCCATGGTACTCTCTTTTGCGGTGACGGAGTCCCTGGCATCATCAACCACCTTCTGCCTTGACACCTCCCGTTTCTGGCTGGTGGCGGCAAGACGGGCCGGCCTGGCCAGGATGCTCGCCCTGCATCTCCATGCCGCCACCCAGGGCGAATGTTTCACCGCCGCTCTCCTGCAGGATATGGCCATCCCGGTCCTTTCCACCGCAAAAAAAGAGACCTATTGCCAACTTTTTCAGAGGTGGGATGAAGATCCCGGCCTTGATCTTGCCTCCCTTGAAAGGGCGGCCCTGGGTTACGATCATGCCCGGGTCGGGGCCCTGATCGCCGAGAAATGGGGCCTGCCGGGTTATCTGGTCAACGCCATAGACGGCCACCACGGCCCAACCGACAGCAGCCGGATCGATCCGGCGGTCAGACTGGTCGCCCATCTTCGCTACAATGATGAAAACGATGGCACGGAAAAACTGCTGGCCGCCTGCCGGGAAGAGTTTCAGATGGAAACCGGCCTGGTCGGCAACATGATTGATGCTTCCTTTGCCGAGGCGGAAAAGATCGCGCTGATATTCCGGTAA
- a CDS encoding pentapeptide repeat-containing protein: MEYIQKPPTSALTREQALAKIEEMRSKGGQPPVAGLSFRGVSLTEQDLSGLDFSGADLSESDLTRADLSGARFFKANLRNASLFQAKLRRADFTGADLANANLEEADCQAAGFGMANLDDARLFNVNLEASTLSKARLINVDLRCAVMKNARMRETTVTGTDLTGADLRGADLSRCDVSGSIFNDADLRNARLRLVKNFEKAKWIGADIRDINFAGAYRLRRFVVDQNYLKEFRDRNSFFRALYFLWWVTSDCGRSILRWCVMIGALALMFAWLYSFVNIALGENDSWGTRLYFSIVTLTTLGYGDIVPLSPTARFVAMLEVMTGYIMLGGLLSIFNNKIARRGE; the protein is encoded by the coding sequence ATGGAATATATACAAAAACCTCCAACCTCGGCCCTGACCCGGGAACAGGCCCTGGCAAAAATTGAAGAGATGCGGAGCAAGGGCGGGCAGCCCCCTGTTGCCGGGCTGAGTTTCCGGGGCGTATCCCTGACCGAACAGGACCTGAGCGGCCTTGATTTTTCCGGGGCGGATCTTTCGGAATCAGATCTGACCAGGGCGGATCTCTCCGGGGCCCGTTTCTTTAAAGCCAATCTGCGGAATGCCAGCCTTTTTCAAGCAAAACTCCGCCGCGCCGATTTCACCGGAGCTGATCTCGCCAATGCCAACCTTGAAGAGGCCGACTGTCAAGCAGCTGGTTTCGGCATGGCAAACCTGGATGATGCCCGTCTTTTCAATGTTAATCTTGAAGCCAGCACCCTGAGCAAGGCAAGGCTTATAAATGTGGATCTGCGCTGTGCCGTCATGAAGAACGCCCGGATGCGCGAGACGACCGTTACCGGGACGGATCTTACCGGGGCCGATCTCCGGGGCGCCGATCTTTCCCGCTGTGATGTGAGCGGGTCGATTTTCAATGACGCGGACCTGCGCAACGCCCGGCTCCGGCTGGTGAAAAACTTCGAAAAGGCGAAATGGATCGGCGCGGATATCAGGGATATCAACTTCGCCGGGGCCTACCGGCTGCGTCGTTTTGTCGTCGATCAGAACTATCTCAAGGAGTTCAGGGACCGGAACAGCTTCTTCAGGGCACTTTATTTTCTCTGGTGGGTGACCAGCGACTGCGGCCGGAGTATCCTGCGCTGGTGCGTCATGATTGGGGCGCTGGCCCTGATGTTCGCCTGGCTCTATTCCTTTGTCAACATCGCCCTGGGCGAAAACGACTCCTGGGGAACACGGTTGTACTTCAGTATCGTCACCTTGACCACCCTGGGGTACGGGGATATCGTGCCGCTCTCGCCAACGGCCCGTTTCGTTGCCATGCTGGAGGTAATGACCGGCTATATCATGCTGGGCGGTCTTCTCAGCATATTCAATAACAAGATAGCCCGCCGGGGCGAATAA
- a CDS encoding PilZ domain-containing protein codes for MYPLTVIIKKDRTVDISCPRCRGTRTVPVAEFRDLHLDKTVRCNCATIFKVRLEARGLFRRETMLKGGYTNLTVEQPRAPMLVTNISLQGIGFMDCSDQPLGIDDRLRVAFVLDDPRGTLIRTEARVVSTRGRDIGCEFINNEEYAKQLAGYILS; via the coding sequence ATGTATCCCCTGACAGTGATCATCAAAAAAGACCGGACCGTGGATATCAGCTGCCCCCGGTGCCGGGGCACCCGCACGGTCCCGGTTGCCGAATTCAGGGATCTCCATCTGGACAAAACCGTCCGCTGCAACTGTGCCACGATCTTTAAGGTGCGCCTTGAGGCCCGGGGCCTGTTCCGCCGGGAGACCATGCTCAAGGGCGGGTATACCAACCTCACCGTTGAACAGCCCCGGGCGCCGATGCTGGTGACCAACATCTCACTGCAGGGTATCGGATTCATGGACTGCAGCGACCAGCCCCTTGGAATCGATGACCGGCTCAGGGTGGCCTTTGTCCTGGACGATCCCCGGGGCACGCTGATCAGGACAGAGGCCAGGGTGGTCTCGACCCGCGGCCGGGACATCGGCTGCGAATTCATCAACAATGAAGAATACGCCAAACAACTGGCCGGCTATATCCTGTCCTAG
- a CDS encoding succinate dehydrogenase/fumarate reductase iron-sulfur subunit, with translation MSTIRLTLKVWRQPDPGARGSLATYETGPVSTDMSFLEMLDVVNEQLTLEGRDPIAFDHDCREGICGMCGTMVNGQAHGPEKGTTLCQLHLRHFQDNDILVIEPFRARAFKVEKDLIINRSSLDDIIVKGGYISVNTGGAPDGNVVPIARQVAEKALDASACIGCGACVAACPNASAMLFVGAKISHLALLPQGGPERAARALGLVNEMGELGFGNCSNERECEKACPKSISITNIARLNREYFRAVLCSDEE, from the coding sequence GTGAGCACCATCCGCTTAACCCTGAAGGTCTGGCGGCAGCCGGATCCCGGGGCCAGAGGCTCCCTTGCGACCTACGAAACCGGCCCGGTCTCCACTGACATGTCCTTTCTGGAGATGCTCGACGTGGTCAATGAACAGCTGACCCTTGAGGGCCGCGATCCCATTGCCTTTGACCATGACTGCCGCGAGGGTATCTGCGGCATGTGCGGAACCATGGTCAACGGCCAGGCCCATGGCCCGGAAAAGGGGACCACCCTCTGCCAGTTGCACCTGCGTCATTTCCAGGACAACGACATCCTGGTGATCGAGCCCTTCCGGGCCCGGGCCTTTAAGGTGGAAAAAGATTTGATCATCAACCGGAGCAGCCTGGACGATATCATTGTCAAGGGCGGCTATATCTCGGTGAATACCGGCGGCGCCCCGGACGGCAATGTTGTTCCCATTGCCCGGCAAGTCGCTGAAAAGGCCCTGGACGCCTCGGCCTGCATCGGCTGCGGCGCCTGTGTGGCCGCCTGTCCCAATGCCTCGGCCATGCTCTTTGTCGGCGCCAAGATCTCGCATCTGGCCCTGCTGCCCCAGGGCGGGCCGGAGCGGGCCGCGCGGGCACTGGGGCTGGTCAACGAGATGGGCGAACTCGGTTTCGGCAACTGCTCCAATGAACGGGAGTGCGAAAAGGCCTGTCCCAAATCCATTTCGATTACCAACATCGCCCGGCTCAACCGGGAATACTTTCGCGCAGTCCTCTGTTCGGACGAGGAGTAG